Genomic DNA from Clostridium sp. BJN0013:
ACAGTATTAAAAGAGGAAAAACTGTGTTGATAATTGAAAATTGTTGTAACTTTATTGTGATAAATACTACAGGTGGAAATTATAGAACCATATCTGAACCGGAAAATGACCTTTCTTTAAGAGGGCCAAGAGAAGGTTTTGTAGAGAATTTAGAAACCAATATAAGTATATTACGGCGGAGAATAAAAGATAGAAATTTAATAATGGAAAAGTTTACATTAGGAAGAAGATCTCAAACAGATTTGGTAATTATGTATATAGATGACGTAGCAGATAAGGAGTTCCTTAAGAGGATGAAAGATAAAATAAATAAGATAGATATAGACTTCATCCCAGCAAATAGTGTTATGGAACAATGTATAGAAGAACATCCTTATAGTGTTTTACCTCAAACCGGCGGCTCTGAAAGACCTGATGTAATAGAAGCAGGTTTAATGGAAGGTAAAATAGCTTTTTTGCTAGAGGGCACACCTTATGTTACAACTTATCCTTCCATATTTGTAGAATTTTTTCAAACTGCAGAAGATTATTATGGCAGGACATTACAAGCATGGTTTATCAGATTTGTAAGACTTATAGCTGTATTTATAGTGATATCTCTTCCTGGAATATACATAACATTCATTAAATTTAATCCAGAACTTATTCCTGTTGAATATATTAAGTCTCTTATAGAATCAAGACAGGGTATAGTGTTGACTCCTTTTATGTCTTTGCTGGTTATGCAGTTAACTATAGAATTTTTAAGGGAGGGTGGACTTAGGATGCCGCGAAAAATAGGGCAGACAATTAGTGTAGTAGGAGGTATTATAATTGGCGATGCTGCAATTCAGTCAAAAGTTATAAGTTCACCTACCTTGCTTGTGGCAGGAATTACTATAATAGCTTCTTTTGTAATATCTAATTATCAAATGTCTATTGGCATAAGAATTTTAACTTATCCCATGCTTATATTGGCAAATTGGCTTGGAGTGCTTGGTATAGTTATAGGATGGTTTTCCATATTGGCTTATCTCTGTTGCTTGGAGAATTTTGGAGTACCATATATGGCATTTTACAAAAGTGACATGAAAGATATATTTATAAGGACACCTATATGGAAGATGAATAGAAGACCCAGAGCCATCCCCAACAACGATTCTACTAGACAAGGCAATTTTGGAAATAAGAAAAATGTATAAGGGCAAAGATACATTTTTAACCCCCAGCCAATTTACATTTACATTAAAATCAGCTATGGTAGGTATTGAAATAATGTATATACCTAACAGTATTATAAAATTTGCAAAACAAGATAGCTGGATTAGCTGTATATTAGGAGCGGTATATCCTTTATATATATTGTTCATAGCAAACTATTTATGTAAAAAATCTTATAAGGAGGATATATTGATATTAAGCAAAAAATGCTTTGGAAATATTTTTGGCAGTATTTTGAACTTTATTTTTATATCTTACTTTTTATTCATGCTTACATCAGAATTTTCAGGATATATTCAGGTGTTTGAAATATATGCCACTGGATTTTTAAAAAACTATCAGATGTTATTTACTACTTTGATTCCTGTAACCTATATTGTTTATAATGGCATAAAACCTTTAGGCAGATTAAATGAAGTAGGGTTCTATTTAACTATAATTTTACTTGTTATTCCCATAGGGATTTTAGCTTATGGAACTTTTTTGAATTTAATGCCTGTATTTGATAATAGTATAAGTAATATATTAAAAGGTTCTATACACACGGTTTTCCCTTTTTCAGGTATGGAAGTTATACTTCTTATTTATCCTTTTTTGAAAGATAACAAAAATTTATTAAAATGTGGTTTAGAAGCAGTTGCTATTGTAACATTTATTTATACATGGACAGTTTTTGCAACTATTTACTATTTAGGTATTGAAATTTCTCCCAAATATTTATGGCCTGTTTTAACATTGGCTGATAGTGTACATATTCCCATTGTAAATAGCTTTAGATTTGTATTTATAGCCCTGTGGTCTTTAGTGCAGTTTAAATGCATGGCTACTTATTATTTTTCAGTTTCTTATAGCTTGAATCAATCTATAAAAAAGATATCCCCTCAGACATTTACATTGTTATTATATCCTTTAATAATTATTATAACTAGTTTATATGGAAATCCTACAACAAGGAGAATTTATACAGATAGAATAATCAATGTATATGCAGTATTTAATATGATATATATTTCTACAATAGCAATTTTAATTCATTTTAAAAAGGATAAAGTAGTAAGAAAAGCTTAAGTGTAGAATTGTAAAAACTCCCGATGTACATTTATTTGCAT
This window encodes:
- a CDS encoding spore germination protein; amino-acid sequence: MDNKEYNINHNVENIKNLLGEQSEVIVRNLLIGKNNCIEAAIIYLNGLINKDVIDRDILNPLMLHVKEDFTGKKDIEDYIRKRYIAASDSCIEKDINNVINSIKRGKTVLIIENCCNFIVINTTGGNYRTISEPENDLSLRGPREGFVENLETNISILRRRIKDRNLIMEKFTLGRRSQTDLVIMYIDDVADKEFLKRMKDKINKIDIDFIPANSVMEQCIEEHPYSVLPQTGGSERPDVIEAGLMEGKIAFLLEGTPYVTTYPSIFVEFFQTAEDYYGRTLQAWFIRFVRLIAVFIVISLPGIYITFIKFNPELIPVEYIKSLIESRQGIVLTPFMSLLVMQLTIEFLREGGLRMPRKIGQTISVVGGIIIGDAAIQSKVISSPTLLVAGITIIASFVISNYQMSIGIRILTYPMLILANWLGVLGIVIGWFSILAYLCCLENFGVPYMAFYKSDMKDIFIRTPIWKMNRRPRAIPNNDSTRQGNFGNKKNV
- a CDS encoding GerAB/ArcD/ProY family transporter, with the protein product MYKGKDTFLTPSQFTFTLKSAMVGIEIMYIPNSIIKFAKQDSWISCILGAVYPLYILFIANYLCKKSYKEDILILSKKCFGNIFGSILNFIFISYFLFMLTSEFSGYIQVFEIYATGFLKNYQMLFTTLIPVTYIVYNGIKPLGRLNEVGFYLTIILLVIPIGILAYGTFLNLMPVFDNSISNILKGSIHTVFPFSGMEVILLIYPFLKDNKNLLKCGLEAVAIVTFIYTWTVFATIYYLGIEISPKYLWPVLTLADSVHIPIVNSFRFVFIALWSLVQFKCMATYYFSVSYSLNQSIKKISPQTFTLLLYPLIIIITSLYGNPTTRRIYTDRIINVYAVFNMIYISTIAILIHFKKDKVVRKA